gcccttcctaatcaaccgcggttcggtgcactaacacttgtcccgcggcggtgacttcctgaCATCtaaaggcgatatggcgttttctcgtgctcgaggcagcagtcagagtgcaggcattttaaagaccgccgagacggggaattgaactcaggaccacgagggtcggagcccaggctaaccactggaccatcgcggcagtcacacacacacacatatatatatatatatatatatatatatatatatatatatatttattaatgtatatatatacacatgcaaatttataagtatatatatatgtatatatatatatatatatatatatatatatatatatatatatatattgtgtgtgtttgcactcacgcatgtacacatacacccatacacacagatatatatatatatatatatatatatatatttatacacatacacacacacacacgtttatatatattatatatattcatatatacacatatatatgagagaggcgtatgtcctgtagtggaatgaaaagctgtaaaaaaaacaagaaaaaaaaagaaaagaaaaaaaaacaatatatatatatacatatatatatatatatatatatatgggagtatgccacgcacacgcacacgcacatgcacacgcacacccacacgcacacgcacacgcacacgcacacgcacacccacacgcacacgcacacgcacacgcacacgcacacgcacacgcacacgcacacgcacacacacacacacacacacacatatatatatatatatgtgtacatgtatatatatatatatatatatatatttaatatatatatatatatatgtatatattttttttaacagccattcattccactgcaggacataggcctctctctatttactattgagaagttatacggccgtgtcgcccttgcctgattggatgcccttcctaatcaaccgctaacacttatGACTATAATTTTAATAAATGCGATTTGTAACCTGAAGTAAACATTTACGCCATCTATGAAAGGTGTATGTGTTATCAGAGGAATCTATAGATTCCTTTGCTATATTAACGAAGACTTGGACACCTGTGACGCATCAATTTCTCCCTTATGGTCGCGAATAGGCCAAAGTTGTGAAAGACCACATCTGTGCCGAGAGGAAGGGACATGGATACACAGGGGTATATAACCACACCTGCAGAGGGTTTCAGCCAGAGTCCTCGAGCGATCCGGGCTGCGaaacagtcctcctcctcctcctcctcgactcgAACACTCGCTCAGGTCCTCCTCGAAGAGCTCTCGCCATGAGGGTCTTCTCCGTTGGGTTGGTGACGGCGACGCTGCTGGTGAGTGCCGACCTTTGACCTGCCTTCCCTTGCTTCCACTCTTGCATATTGATTACGCAGCCACACATCATGTGATTCTGCTCGATTGTGTAATACTGACGTATCTTCATGGCTCCTCTTGTTTTGCAGTGTGCCTGGAGCGATGCCAATGCCAGGATAGCACCAAAGAGCAGGTGGGTGTGAGGCTGGGGCACTGTACCCTTGGAATTTATGAGGTTATAAAAAGTTTCAGCACGTCAGCTGCCCTTGTGGATTTTCAGCACCACTGCTACTAGCTGTTACGGGCTTTACGGTATATATCGAGTGTATGATAAGTTTATTGTATTTTGATGTGTAAAGTTGCTTTGGCACATACTTTGAagcaatgtatatttttttcaggttTATCGGCTTTCGTCAAGTGACACTGAACCCAGATCAGGCTCAAACCTACCCCAGTGGTGGTGTTGGTCCCCGTCAGGTGACACTGAACCCAGATCAGGCTCAAACCTATGCAAGTGGAGGTGTTGGTCCCCGTCAGGTGACACTGAACCCAGATCAGGCTCAAACCTATGCAAGTGGAGGTGTTGGTCCCCGTCAGGTGACACTGAACCCAGATCAGGCTCAAACCTATGCAAGTGGAGGTGTTGGTCCCCGTCAGGTGACACTGAACCCAGATCAGGCTCAAACCTATGCAAGTGGAGGTGTTGGTCCCCGTCAGGTGACACTGAACCCAGATCAGGCTCAAACCTACCCCAGCGGTGTTGGCCCGCGCATGGAAGTGGCACCACAGTTTGAAAATAGAGGTATTTAGTTTCTGTACACTTTGTTGACCATCTGAAAGCATCATGTTCCCATGACTGTGTACATgtacaacacacgcacatatatattaacttgtTCCAGCTGCAGTAGGATGTGGTTCTTACTACATAGCCCCGGGTTCTTCCAAGACATTCCAGTCAAAGAACTACCCCAGTAGCTACCCTGGCGGCAAGAGGTGCACATGGAAATTCCGCGTAAGTTCTTTAAGTGAGATTTTAACATTGGTTTCCCCTGCAATGTCAATTAACCTTGATTTTAATTGTTTgtgatacacataaatatttgtctCTAACAATCtgcatattcatagatataagaAATAAGGCAGCTTTGATTTATGAATCTTCTTGAATTAATCTAAATCATCATTTTCCCAGACTTCTGTTGATTCAAAGTTGAGCATCCAGTGTGACGATTTCAATCTGCAACAGTCGAGACAATGCAGAAAGGATTTCTTCCGGGTCACAGATTCCTCTGGTTTTAAACAAAAGTAAATACCACCACATGGATACAGCATTATATGTTTCTATTAACTGCATATTCTAGAGGGAAGAGCTATTTTGCAGATCGACCACTATTTCACTGTACATTTTGCAGATACTGCGGTGCCAAGGGTTCTCTGAGCGTTTCTGATAAATCTACAAGAGTTACTGTTTTGTTCAAAACAAACAGGAAGATATCTAGTACAGGATTTTCCTGCACTGTCAGAGCTTCAGGTAAAATTAATATTTCCAGTAATTGAGGAACATAGACGTCTTGAAATATGGATTCATGTGCACATCTCCCAAATCCGCTTAATGACTTCCTATGCAATATCCTGTACAGTGCCAGACTCCCAAACAACAACTGTAGACCCTCAGCCAACTTCGGAATGCAGTATGTATTCATCCTTTCTGTGTTTAGGACAGAGATTGTTATAACTTCCTTTGTGAAATGTTAATAGTAAACCTAGTGGTTGCTCTGATAACAATGGGAAATATCCCTAGTTggactataataatgaaaacaatgttcttatatatatgccAGAGCTAAGAATTCATGAGTTTCACAATCCACAATATAACATAGAAACGTCTGACCCGTTGCTAAGGAAGTTTGAGGGACAGACAATTTTCGAAGTGTCCAGTAACCCGTTTTCAAGCTGACTTATCTTCTGTGAAAttggttttgtgtgtttctttctatAAAGACAATCACTTGTACATCCACAGCTGGATGTGGACAAGTGAACCGTGCCAACCGCATTGTTGGTGGAGTAGAGACGGAGGTGAACGAATATCCCTGGATGGTTTCTCTTGTCAACGGCAATGGATACTATCACTTCTGTGGCGGTACTATCATTTCCAGCCAATGGGTCGTCACTGCAGCTCACTGTGCAGTTGGGTAAGTAGcgcttggtaataataataataataataataataataataataataaaactcttACAGTCACATGCATGTttcatttgatattatttttgcagCATGAGCACCTCGGATTATGTGTTGGTGGGAGACCACAATCTGTACTCATCAAGTGATGCCAATTCTCAGTGGATGCAGATTGCTGAAGTAAGTGAAATGTCCTCACTTCATCATAGAACAAAAGCActgatttgtaaatatttttctagacctatatattatataagtaaacAAGTACCATGCAAGtgatataaacaattataatacgCATCCTTTTGAACAGATTGTGAGTCATCCGTCCTATGATTCAAGTACATTGGACAATGACATTGCCCTCATCAGACTCACCACAGAAATACAGTTCCCATCTGACAACAAAATCGCCCCTGTGTGCCTTCCAACAGCTGGTGAAATGTATGATAATGTGGATGCCACAATCACAGGATGGGGAGCTCAACAGGAGGGTGGGTTCTGATATTTGTGATAaggccttttatttatttatttatcttatgtttaatgttatataaaaaaaaaaaaaaatctaactgcaTTGACTCATACAATGAATTCAACAGGAGGATCCACATCCGGCACCTTGTTCGAAGTAACAGTGCCCACCATGACAAACACCGAATGCAGTAACAAGTATGGAGGAAGCATCACTGACAACATGATTTGCGCAGGCATTCCAGAGGGAGGCAAAGACTCCTGTCAGgtatgttcttcctttctttaagaTATAAATACTCCTGTGTTATCTGTATGCATGGCATTCCTCATTATATATTctacacaatatattacaacgttACAGGGAGACTCTGGTGGACCAATGGTGGTGGAAGAAAACGGCAAGTGGAAGCTGGTGGGAGTTGTGTCGTGGGGTTATGGCTGTGCTCGACCTGATAAGCCCGGAGTTTATGCGAGAGTTACACGTGAGTAAATTGCAGTTAACTAATGAATCAAGTCGTGCAGTTCAGTAACCTAACTCTGTCATATGATTTGGGTGTAGGTATATTAAAGGTCGTACTTGTGAAAAACACGAAACTCAAGCTTTCCAAGAAAGGAAACTATATTACTCAAGTTTTACCTATGAGCTACACTACCACGTTACCTGTTTATGACTGACATTTTACGATACCATCGATGTCGTTTCTCTTCCATTATGAGCAATAGTCAAAGTCATACAAAATATTGTGTAGGGATCAATTTTGCCTTCAAATTTAAACAATGTTTGTGCTTGGTCAAGGGTCAGTTAAGCAAAGGTGGAATCACTCTGTTAACCCATTGACTACGGACTTATGCACTCTGAATTGTGTTACATACTGATGGCTCCGCATGTACTCAGtcaacaaggagtctatcagtaggccctagtgatcgctccttatttccccatttcttaaaattgcgggaaaatgtgtattaatatcgatactgttattattcttattgatattatgataattaaattatcattaaaatcttggtaacattaaagacagtgaaataatacaaaagaaacagtCTAaagattaaggaaaagggtaagcaggtgagataggtagaagCAGTAATCGACTCCTTGGTGAATAAGCACTCACAGAGCCATcagtgtgtaaatacaataaatgaacatatattacagtggacatggacATTCATTGTTGCCACCCGTGCTGATTGGGATCTTGAATATATGTCTAGGGCTGTAGTCATTAACACATGCATCTGTATTCATGAATGAAAGCCTTAcaatatttctttgtctttcaccATATATGAAAAGAATGTGAGAAtttatgttcttgttattaatattttgatatattttccatAATTCCTTGTACGTGCGAACAAATAAATATCACTTTTTTTCATCAGAATATTTGCAATGGATTTCTGACTCTACAACCGGTGTCTGTGTCGATGGAAACACACCTGCTCCTACTAATGCCCCGAcgcctgctcctactcctgcacCCACGCCTGCCCCTACATCTGCTCCCAATTCTGACTGCCGTACGTAAAGATAAGAAAATCTGTATTAAACTACTAAGTGCCATAGCAatagaaaaatcaaataaaattatatctaCATACAGGCATTCCTTACAAATGCATACGCATCAGTCTTCAACGTTGATGAACTAGTAGAAACCCACTAGATACTAAGGAAGTTGATGGGCAGACAATTTTTAAAGTGTCAAGTACTTAATTTTCAATGGAGTACGAAATTGGTTTTGCGTGTTTCTTGTTATAAAGGCAATTACTTGTTCATCCACAGCTGGATGTGGACAAGTGAACCGTGCCAACCGCATTGTTGGTGGAGTAGAGACGGAGGTGAACGAATATCCCTGGATGGTTTCTCTTGTCAACGGCAATGGATACTATCACTTCTGTGGCGGTTCTATCATCTCCAGCCAATGGGTTGTCACTGCAGCTCACTGTGCAGTTGGGTAAGTAGctctttgtaataataataatgttaaaactcTTACAGTCACATGCATGCttcatttgatattatttttgcagCATGAGCACCTCGGATTATGTGTTGGTGGGAGACCACAATCTGTACTCATCAAGTGATGCCAATACTCAGTGGATGCAGATTGCTGAAGTAAGTGAAATGTCCTCACTTCATAACAGAGCATTATCAAAAAGTGAAAcgatttgtaaatgtatattctTTTAGATCTATATTAACAAAATTAGACACcaaacaaatcaaataattaaCTAATACGCATCCCTTTGAACAGATTGTGAGTCATCCGTCCTATGATTCAAGTACATTGGACAATGACATTGCCCTCATCAGACTCACCACAGAAATACAGTTCCCATCTGACAACAAAATCGCCCCTGTGTGCCTTCCAACAGCTGGTGAAATGTATAATGATGTGAATGCCACAATCACAGGATGGGGAGCTCAACAGGAGGGTGGGTACTGATATTCTCGAGAaggtttttattaaaaaaaaaaaaaataataataaaaaaaatctttatttacgttttctgttatcaaagagaaaaatgaagagtcCACTTGCATTAACTCATACAATGAATTCAACAGGAGGATCCACATCCGGCACCTTGTTCGAAGTAACAGTGCCCACCATGACAAACACCGAATGCAGCAACAAGTATGGAGGAAGCATCACTGACAACATGATTTGCGCAGGCATTCCAGAGGGAGGCAAGGACTCCTGTCAGGTatgtttattctccctttctttaagaTATAAATACTAATTGTTTTGTCTGCATGCATGGCATTCCTTCCTTTATATATTTCACACAGTATATCTGAATGTTACAGGGAGACTCTGGTGGACCAATGGTGGTGGAAGAAAACGGCAAGTGGAAGCTGGTGGGAGTTGTGTCGTGGGGTTATGGCTGTGCTCGACCTGATAAGCCTGGAGTCTACGCAAGAGTTACAAGTGAGTAAATTGTGGTTAGCCATTCAATCCATGCAGTTCAATAACTCTCATGAGACATCGATGTCTCTTACGTCATGAGTGATAGTTGTCTGGtaccaaagaaacagaaaaccacTAATTCAAACAAAATCTGTGCTAAGTCAAGGGACAATTAAGCCAAGATGGAATACTCTGTTGAAGCATCTTTGGTGTATGTCTAGGGATGTATTCATGAATGAAAGcattatatacaatatgttttttttttttctataattagtCTGTACACCATATATGAAAAGAATGTGAGAATTTTGTTCTTGCTAGTAATATTTTTATGTTTCATCGTTCCTTGTACGTATAATCAAATAATGACTTTTTACAGAATATTTGCAATGGATTTCTGACTCTACAACTGGTGTCTGTGTTGATGGGAACACACCTGCTCCTACTAATGCCCCGAcgcctgctcctactcctgcacCCACGCCTGCTCCTACTTCTGCTCCCAATTCTGACTGCCGTACGTAAAGATAAGAAAATCTGTATTAAACTACTAAGTGCCATAAgactaaagaaacaaataaaaatgtatctACACGAAGGCATTCCTTGCAAATGTGAATAACATATCAGTCTTCGGCGTTGATGAACTGGCAGAAAACCCATGAGATACTGGAAGTTGATGTATAGACAATTTTTAAAGTGTCTAGTATTCCATTTTCGAGATGTCTTATCTTCAACGAAACTGATTTTGCGTGTTTTTTCGTCATAAAGACAATCACTTGTACATCCACAGCTGGATGTGGACAAGTGAACCGTGCCAACCGCATTGTTGGTGGAGTAGAGACGGAGGTGAACGAATATCCCTGGATGGTTTCTCTTGTCAACGGCAATGGATACTATCACTTCTGTGGCGGTACTATCATTTCCAGCCAATGGGTCGTCACTGCAGCTCACTGTGCAGTTGGGTAAGTAGctctaagtaataataataataataataatatcttccaGTCACATACatttcatttaatattatttttgcagCATGAGCACCTCGGATTATGTGTTGGTGGGAGACCACAATCTGTACTCATCAAGTGATGCCAATACTCAGTGGATGCAGATTGCTGAAGTAAGTGAAACGTCCTCACTTCATCACAGAACAGAAACATTGAATcgatttgtaaatatttttctagatttgtatatatatatacacaaataatttaagaaaaatcaaataaacaattgtAATACCCACCCTTTTAAACAGATTGTGAGTCATCCGTCCTATGATTCAAGTACATTGGACAATGACATTGCCCTCATCAGACTCACCACAGAAATACAGTTCCCATCTGACAACAAAATCGCCCCTGTGTGCCTTCCAACAGCTGGTGAAATGTATGATAATGTGGATGCCACAATCACAGGATGGGGAGCTCAACAGGAGGGTGGGTTCTGATATTTGTGATAaggccttttatttatttattcatcttatgtttaatgttatagaaaaaaaaaaaatctaactgcaTTGACTCATACAATGAATTCAACAGGAGGATCCACATCCGGCACCTTGTTCGAAGTAACAGTGCCCACCATGACAAACACCGAATGCAGTAACAAGTATGGAGGAAGCATCACTGACAACATGATTTGCGCAGGCATTCCAGAGGGAGGCAAGGACTCCTGTCaggtattttctccctttctttaagaTATAAATACTCCTGTGTTATCTGTATGCATGGCATTCCTCATTATATATTCTACACAATATATTTCAACGTTACAGGGAGACTCTGGAGGACCAATGGTAGTGGAAGAAAACGGCAAGTGGAAGCTGGTGGGAGTTGTGTCGTGGGGTTATGGCTGTGCTCGACCTGATAAGCCTGGAGTCTACGCAAGAGTTACAAGTGAGTAAATTGTGGTTAGCCATTCAATCCATGCAGTTCAATAACTCTCATGAGACATCGATGTCTCTTACGTCATGAGTGATAGTTGTCTGGtaccaaagaaacagaaaaccacTAATTCAAACAAAATCTGTGCTAAGTCAAGGGACAATTAAGCCAAGATGGAATACTCTGTTGAAGCATCTTTGGTGTATGTCTAGGGATGTATTCATGAATGAAAGCATTATAtacaacattttttgtttttttctataattagTCTGTACACCATATATGAAAAGAATGTGAGAATTTTGTTCTTGCTAGTAATATTTTTATGTTTCATCGTTCCTTGTACGTATAATCAAATAATGACTTTTTACAGAATATTTGCAATGGATTTCTGACTCTACAACTGGTGTCTGTGTTGATGGGAACACACCTGCTCCTACTAATGCCCCGAcgcctgctcctactcctgcacCCACGCCTGCTCCTACTTCTGCTCCCAATTCTGACTGCCGTACGTAAAGATAAGAAAATCTGTATTAAACTACTAAGTGCCATACgactaaagaaacaaataaaaatgtatctACATGAAGGCATTCCTTGCAAATGTGAATAACATATCAGTCTTCGGCGTTGATGAACTGGCAGAAAACCCATGAGATACTGGAAGTTGATGTATAGACAATTTTTAAAGTGTCTAGTATTCCATTTTCGAGATGTCTTATCTTCAACGAAACTGATTTTGCGTGTTTTTTCGTCATAAAGACAATCACTTGTACATCCACAGCTGGATGTGGACAAGTGAACCGTGCCAACCGCATTGTTGGTGGAGTAGAGACGGAGGTGAACGAATATCCCTGGATGGTTTCTCTTGTCAACGGCAATGGATACTATCACTTCTGTGGCGGTACTATCATTTCCAGCCAATGGGTCGTCACTGCAGCTCACTGTGCAGTTGGGTAAGTagctctaaataataataataataataataataatatcttccaGTCACATACatttcatttaatattatttttgcagCATGAGCACCTCGGATTATGTGTTGGTGGGAGACCACAATCTGTACTCATCAAGTGATGCCAATACTCAGTGGATGCAGATTGCTGAAGTAAGTGGAACGTCCTCACTTCATCACAGAACAGAAACATTGAATcgatttgtaaatatttttctagatttttatatatatacacaaataatttaagaaaaatcaaataaacaattgtAATACCCACCCTTTTAAACAGATTGTGAGTCATCCGTCCTATGATTCAAGTACATTGGACAATGACATTGCCCTCATCAGACTCACCACAGAAATACAGTTCCCATCTGACAACAAAATCGCCCCTGTGTGCCTTCCAACAGCTGGTGAAATGTATGATAATGTGGATGCCACAATCACAGGATGGGGAGCTCAACAGGAGGGTGGGTTCTGATATTTGTGATAaggccttttatttatttatttatcttatgtttaatgttatagaaaaaaaaaaaaaaaatctaactgcaTTGACTCATACAATGAATTCAACAGGAGGATCCACATCCGGCACCTTGTTCGAAGTAACAGTGCCCACCATGACAAACACCGAATGCAGTAACAAGTATGGAGGAAGCATCACTGACAACATGATTTGCGCAGGCATTCCAGAGGGAGGCAAAGACTCCTGTCAGGtatgttctccctttctttaagaTATAAATACTCCTGTGTTATCTGTATGCATGGCATTCCTCATTATATATTCTACACAATATATTTCAACGTTACAGGGAGACTCTGGAGGACCAATGGTAGTGGAAGAAAACGGCAAGTGGAAGCTGGTGGGAGTTGTGTCGTGGGGTTATGGCTGTGCTCGACCTGATAAGCCCGGAGTCTACGCCAGAGTTACACGTTAGTGTTCAGCAGTTACTTTTGGAACTGGCAAACAGTTTTCAATAAGGCGCTTAAAACTAAAATCCATTATAAATGACGAGGTCGTTTACTTCTGATACtttgtaatttatattttgtGGTAAGTTGGACATTTTACGGAAAATGCTAACAAACggttctgtttccttctcttcagAATACCTTGACTGGATTTCGACCTCGACCGGAGGTGTCTGCCCGACGACTGGTTAATCCGTCCATTGAAAAGGCTAGTAGAAGCCTAAGTTGGGGCCTTAGATGGCATATACAAGGAGCTAAATTGCAGATATAATGCCTTTATTACTTGCCtttacgttttctttcatttggcacagttttctttttataaattgtatttccttttttgaaATAACTAAAATATCTGGAAGTGACAATAAATTGAGTATATATCGATTTGTTTTAGTGATCTTCCATATCACAAGCACCTATAGCCGTCTATGGTAGTGTACGAAGTCCGTGTTGGGAGTTTGGCTAACGAGGTCATAAACGTCCATTGCCAGGCATAGGGTTAATTACGGAAAACTATCAAACAAAGCAGCGTGAGTGACCACTCAAGACTCGTCCAGagactcattttctttctctttctctgtctgtctgtctgtctgtctcgtcctgtctctcctccaccttctctctgttccctccccctctcactctcttctatttCATACATCCACTGACCCCTTTGCCTTTGGTTCTCACGAGTGTTGATACATTATTAAATATGTTATTTCGTatggaaacaaagacaaaacatttatttttaaccATCTACAGTAACCACAACGAGCGTAAAATACATAAATCGGTCAGcactattttttttgtattgccaAGGTGTTTTCATAAAACTGTATTGGTTTTCATTATCGCTATGGAGGAAGCTTCTTACCCTGATAATACAATTTACACTCATCGTCCGTTTATAGTTACGACATTGTTTTTTTTCGacattatatgttcatatttatttagGTTAATCAATTTTCAAATTCATAATGTTCATTGCTATCAAAGCTATATTACGTTTTCAGACTTATTGCACAAtatacaaaatcaaagaaattaaTTGAGATACCCTGTGGTTGAAAGGAAAAAATTACAAATATTCCTAATGattctatcaaaaaaaaaaaaaaaaaaaaaaatcatggttcTTTGATATCTCGATACAGAATGATCTTGAAATATATTCAATGCATCACTTTAGGAAAATATAAGCACAACCAGGCTTTACTCTACAATAGACATGAGGGTGGTCCTTTAGTAACGATTTTAAGGTTGGAAATTCGGAGCTTAAACGATAACGTAAAATAGCACAACGCTTTGCTGAAACCCTGAACGCCTCTCCTAACTGATATCCAACGCGTCCGTACTTTCCTTGTACTACCAAAGCCGGCTAATGTTAATCAACATTTGCATTCCCCAACGTGTAATGTTGATTCAAGAAGTTGCTTTTGCTGAGCACAATTTTCAGTGAGCACAATTCTTATTGTAAGTCATCTTTGGTACAGCAAGAAAAGTATCAAAGCGTTGAATCTTTTTCAACGCTTGGGAGATGTGTTCAGGTTTCGGCATCGCGATGTACTATTTTGCGTCATTGTTTAAACTCCgccctagaaaagaaacaatattctagtttaggactgataaaaaaatataaagttataaatctaagcAAATCAGTTCTTGtgagaacaaaaatatttcttacaaacaaacaaattatgtaaaacatatatgtcattatatatgatctgagtaattgtatgcacattatagtaatttttgactaaacatcattttaataatatacaattataaatgttaagaacacttacgctgtGAAtgagttttaaattcttaataataatgagagacacatcgggatgttgttcaagtgccatgtgccagcctcaaGCGCCTTCTGCCAGCCTCGacctgtgaagaagacatactatttatctctaatttccaatttgatctcaaatatttactttcttttgtattataaatcaaatataaagtattttatgattttattaattatataattacagctgaacattctttcttacctcggatatttcacgataatcccAAAGACTTTcagctgttgtatggcactcttctctgatctctctctctcactatgattaaagcaatagtatcaggctttagtactgtatatatttcaaaatttaaagtctactcagatcacatatagtacatacacataatttttcttaacctatacatgcataattttcagaacttaaatgaattatttcaataacaaaaatagtacatattgttttcttcatcaaaatatcaattatacaaccttaatataacggtaCTATTAACATATAACAGTGCAcactttaaataaagagaatacaTGGtgggataacaaaaaaaaaaaaaaaaaaaaaaaaaaaaaaaaaaaaatatatatatatatatatactttgtagggtaaactattatattttacaatttcctaatattagtaaaaaaataatatggaaatatatagacttcatgtaaaactagtaaagtaaagtatcatctttctagaaaaataattaagtactatGATCTTACAtggctaaagacaaaaactgaggtatatataagtaatacatatgcataaagaccaagtgaggtatacacagggaGGTTTCTAGACGAAATTTTGGGTCATACTAACTTCACCTCCCTTGTGCTTATTACACACCTTTGAGGTTAGGGGAGACCAAAAATTCACCGTAAAAAAATATAGGAACAAATTCATCACAATCAAGTATACTACCCTTATCAAAAATCATATTCCAAGTTATcagtcaatatc
Above is a window of Penaeus chinensis breed Huanghai No. 1 chromosome 26, ASM1920278v2, whole genome shotgun sequence DNA encoding:
- the LOC125038877 gene encoding transmembrane protease serine 9-like; its protein translation is MRVFSVGLVTATLLCAWSDANARIAPKSRFIGFRQVTLNPDQAQTYPSGGVGPRQVTLNPDQAQTYASGGVGPRQVTLNPDQAQTYASGGVGPRQVTLNPDQAQTYASGGVGPRQVTLNPDQAQTYASGGVGPRQVTLNPDQAQTYPSGVGPRMEVAPQFENRAAVGCGSYYIAPGSSKTFQSKNYPSSYPGGKRCTWKFRTSVDSKLSIQCDDFNLQQSRQCRKDFFRVTDSSGFKQKYCGAKGSLSVSDKSTRVTVLFKTNRKISSTGFSCTVRASVPDSQTTTVDPQPTSECTGCGQVNRANRIVGGVETEVNEYPWMVSLVNGNGYYHFCGGTIISSQWVVTAAHCAVGMSTSDYVLVGDHNLYSSSDANSQWMQIAEIVSHPSYDSSTLDNDIALIRLTTEIQFPSDNKIAPVCLPTAGEMYDNVDATITGWGAQQEGGSTSGTLFEVTVPTMTNTECSNKYGGSITDNMICAGIPEGGKDSCQGDSGGPMVVEENGKWKLVGVVSWGYGCARPDKPGVYARVTQYLQWISDSTTGVCVDGNTPAPTNAPTPAPTPAPTPAPTSAPNSDCPGCGQVNRANRIVGGVETEVNEYPWMVSLVNGNGYYHFCGGSIISSQWVVTAAHCAVGMSTSDYVLVGDHNLYSSSDANTQWMQIAEIVSHPSYDSSTLDNDIALIRLTTEIQFPSDNKIAPVCLPTAGEMYNDVNATITGWGAQQEGGSTSGTLFEVTVPTMTNTECSNKYGGSITDNMICAGIPEGGKDSCQGDSGGPMVVEENGKWKLVGVVSWGYGCARPDKPGVYARVTKYLQWISDSTTGVCVDGNTPAPTNAPTPAPTPAPTPAPTSAPNSDCPGCGQVNRANRIVGGVETEVNEYPWMVSLVNGNGYYHFCGGTIISSQWVVTAAHCAVGMSTSDYVLVGDHNLYSSSDANTQWMQIAEIVSHPSYDSSTLDNDIALIRLTTEIQFPSDNKIAPVCLPTAGEMYDNVDATITGWGAQQEGGSTSGTLFEVTVPTMTNTECSNKYGGSITDNMICAGIPEGGKDSCQGDSGGPMVVEENGKWKLVGVVSWGYGCARPDKPGVYARVTKYLQWISDSTTGVCVDGNTPAPTNAPTPAPTPAPTPAPTSAPNSDCPGCGQVNRANRIVGGVETEVNEYPWMVSLVNGNGYYHFCGGTIISSQWVVTAAHCAVGMSTSDYVLVGDHNLYSSSDANTQWMQIAEIVSHPSYDSSTLDNDIALIRLTTEIQFPSDNKIAPVCLPTAGEMYDNVDATITGWGAQQEGGSTSGTLFEVTVPTMTNTECSNKYGGSITDNMICAGIPEGGKDSCQGDSGGPMVVEENGKWKLVGVVSWGYGCARPDKPGVYARVTQYLDWISTSTGGVCPTTG